TGATCTGGTCATGGTATTTTTCATGGCACTGAGCCTGATAGTTCTTGCAAATTGTTGTCACTAAAGGGTTTTGTGTGCTTGTTTACAATCGAGTGGGAGTGACGGGCACTGGCTGGCAATGTCTAGCAACGGCAGGCATTTCGGCTGAGGGTAAAAGAACTTTCCGCTAAGCGATAGACTGTATGTAAACACAGTATTGCAAGGACGCGGAACATGCCTCATGTGGCGGCCAGGACGGCCAGCCGGGATCGGGATACTGGTCGTTACCAGAGCCACCGACCCGAGCAAACCCTTCTCTATCAGATCGTTGACGAGTATTACCCGGCATTCGCTGCGCTTATGGCAGAGCAGGGAAAGGAATTGCCGGGCTATGTGCAACGGGAATTTGAAGAATTTCTCCAATGCGGGCGGCTGGAGCATGGCTTTCTACGGGTTCGCTGCGAGTCTTGCCACGCCGAGCACCTGGTCGCTTTCAGCTGTAAGCGTCGCGGTTTCTGCCCGAGCTGTGGGGCGCGGCGGATGGCCGAAAGTGCCGCCTTGCTGGTTGATGAAGTACTGCCTGAACAACCCATGCGTCAGTGGGTGTTGAGCTTCCCGTTTCAGCTGCGTTTCCTGTTTGCCAGCCGGCCCGAGATCATGGGGTGGGTGCTGGGCATCGTTTACCGCGTCATTGCCACGCACCTGGTCAAGAAAGCGGGCCATACCCACCAAGTGGCCAAGACGGGCGCGGTCACCCTGATCCAGCGTTTTGGATCGGCGCTCAATCTGAATGTTCACTTCCACATGCTGTTTCTCGACGGTGTGTATGTCGAGCAATCCCACGGCTCAGCGCGTTTCCGCTGGGTCAAGGCGCCGACCAGCCCAGAGCTCACCCAGCTGACGCACACCATCGCCCACCGGGTGGGTCGCTATCTGGAACGGCAAGGCCTGCTGGAACGGGATGTCGAAAACAGCTATCTGGCCTCGGATGCGGTGGATGACGACCCGATGACACCCCTGCTGGGGCACTCGATCACTTACCGTATCGCTGTCGGTTCA
The sequence above is a segment of the Psychrobacter fulvigenes genome. Coding sequences within it:
- a CDS encoding IS91-like element ISCR2 family transposase, yielding MPHVAARTASRDRDTGRYQSHRPEQTLLYQIVDEYYPAFAALMAEQGKELPGYVQREFEEFLQCGRLEHGFLRVRCESCHAEHLVAFSCKRRGFCPSCGARRMAESAALLVDEVLPEQPMRQWVLSFPFQLRFLFASRPEIMGWVLGIVYRVIATHLVKKAGHTHQVAKTGAVTLIQRFGSALNLNVHFHMLFLDGVYVEQSHGSARFRWVKAPTSPELTQLTHTIAHRVGRYLERQGLLERDVENSYLASDAVDDDPMTPLLGHSITYRIAVGSQAGRKVFTLQTLPTSGDPFGDGIGKVAGSSLHAGVAARADERKKLERLCRYISRPAVSEKRLSLTRGGNVRYQLKTPYRDGTTHVIFEPLDFIARLAALVPKPRVNLTRFHGVFAPNSRHRALVTPAKRGRGNKVRVADEPATPAQRRASMTWAQRLKRVFNIDIETCSGCGGAMKVIACIEDPIVIKQILDHLKHKAETSGTRALPESRAPPAELLLGLFD